The following nucleotide sequence is from Acidovorax radicis.
CAGGGATTCGTGCAGAGAATCCCTAGTGTTATCTAGCACGAGCTCTGGTGCATCATCTGTGACAGCTTCGCGTCGCTCTCTTTTTATCCGCGATTTTTTTCCCATTCCGATCTCCGCTGTGACTTTTCTCTGCTAGTGTGCCAGTGGATCGGCTACGCCAATTCTGTTCTTTCATAGCGGAGGCTTTGATTTAGTAAATCGGCCGAGGCGCTTCAATCAAAGCCTGCGCCTTCACATCCAGCGCAAACCCGGTCCCGTGCTTGGCCGCCAGTTCATCAGCACGCTTGAGGAACGTCTCAACACCCGTTCCGTAGATGAACTGCATCGCCCCTCCCGTCCACGCCGGAAACCCAATCCCAAAAATCGACCCAATGTTCGCGTCATGCACGCTGGTCAGCACGCCCTCGGCCAGACAGCGCGCGGTTTCGATGGCCTGGCGGTAGAGCAAACGGTCCTGAATCTCCTGCGCGCTCCACTCCGCGTCGGGCTTCTCGAACAGAGGCTTCAACTCCGGTCACAGGTGCTTCTTGGCGCCTGCGGGGTAGTCGTAAAAGCCGCCGCCACCGACGCGGCCGGGGCGCTTTAGTTCCTTGACCATGCGTTCCACCAGCAGCTCGCCAGGTGTGGCGGTGTAGGTCTTGCCTTCGGCCGCATAGTCCGCGCGGGTCTGGTCCAGCACGTGCACGCTCAGGGTCAGCGCGGTTTCGTCCAGCACGGCCAGCGGGCCCACGGGCAGGCCGGCCTGCATGGCGGCGTTTTCAATCGCGGCGGCGGGGATGCCTTCGCCCAGCATGGCGGCGCCTTCCATCACAAAGGTGCCGAAGGTGCGGCTGGTGTAGAAGCCGCGTGAGTCGTTGACCACGATGGGCACTTTGCCCAGGGCCTGCACGTAGTCGAACGCGCGGGCCACGGTTTCGTCATCGGTCCGCTTGCCCCGGATGATCTCCACCAGCTTCATCTTGTCCACGGGGCTGAAGAAGTGGATGCCGACAAACTTCTCAGGCCGGCTGCTGGCCGTGGCCAGGCCGCTGATGGGCAGGGTGGAGGTGTTGCTGGCAAAGAAGCCGCCGGGTGCCAATTGCGGCTCGGCTTCTTGTGTGACCTTGGCTTTCAGGTCGCGGCTTTCAAACACGGCTTCTATGATGAGGTCGCAGCCCGCCAGGTCGGCCGCGCTGGCGGTGGGCGTGATGCGCGAGAGCAGCGCTTGCTGCGCCTCGGCCGTCATGCGGCCCTTGTCCACGCGGGCCTGGGTGAGCTTGGCGCTGTAGGCCTTGCCGGCCTCGGCCTTCTCCGCGCTCACGTCCTTGAGCACGGTGGCGATGCCCCGGCTGGCCTGGGCCCAGGCAATGCCTGCGCCCATCATGCCGGCGCCCAGGATGCCGACCTTTTGGGGCTTGTAGCGCGGGGCCGAGCCAGGGCGTGACTTGCCGCTCTTGATCGCGTTCATGTCGAAGAAGAACGTGTTGATCATGTTGCGCGCCACGGGGCCGGTCATCAGGCGGGCGAGGTAGCGGCTTTCGATGCGCAGGGCGGTGTCGTAGTCCACCATCGCGCCTTCGACCATGGCGGCGAGGGCCGCCTCGGGCGCGGGGTAGCGGCCGCGCGTGGTCTTCTTGAGCATGGCGGGCGCGACGGTGAGGGCGCCTGCAATCTTGGGGCTGGCGGGTGTGCCGCCGGGCATTTTGTAATTCTTGTCGTCCCACGGCTGCACGGCGTGCGGGTGGGTGGCGATGTGGGCCAGGGCGGCGGGCAGCAGCTGATCGCGCGTGGCCACCAGCTCGTGCACCAGTTGCAGCTCCAGCGCTTCGGCGGGGTTGAAGAGCTTGCCTTCCAGCAGGTAGGGCTGCGCGCCGATCAGGCCCAGCAGGCGCGTCATCTTGGTCACGCCGGTGGCGCCGGGCATCAGGCCCAGCGTGACCTCGGGCAGACCGAACTGGATCTTGGGGTCGGCCACAGCAATGCGGTAGTGGGCGACCAGGGCTACCTCCCACCCGCCGCCCAGCGCCGCGCTGTTGAGGCAGGCCACCACGGGGATGCCCAGGGTTTCGAGCGTGCGGAAGTGCTTCTTCATGCGCTCGATTTCGCCAAACGCGTTGGGCGCATCGGCGGGTGCGAGGCGCATGGTGGCCTTGAGGTCGGCACCGGCAAAGAAGCTGGTCTTGGCGGATGCGAGCACGATGCCTTTGAGCGCAGTGCCCAGGCGTTCGCGGTCGCCAAGCACCTGGGCCGTGACCTCGCCCAGCTCTTGCTGCCACTGGCGGCACATGGTGTTGACAGGGGAGTTGGTTTCGTCAAACGTGATGACGGCGACCTGGCCTTCGGTGCCCTGGGCGGGGATGAGTTCGTAGCGGATGGTTTGCATGATGTTCTTGTCTCCTGCCCGTTCAGATACGTTCAACGATGGTGGCAATGCCCATGCCGCCGCCCACGCACAGCGTGGCCAGGCCATAGCGCTGGCCCCGGCGGTGCAGCTCGTCAATCAGGGTGCCGAGGATCATCGCGCCCGTGGCGCCCAGCGGGTGGCCCATGGCGATGGCGCCGCCGTTCACGTTGACCTTGTCGTGGGGCACCCCCAGCTCGCGCATGAAGCGCATGGGCACGGCGGCAAAGGCCTCGTTCACCTCAAACAGGTCGATCTGGTCAATGGTCATGCCCGCGCGGGCCAGCGCCTTCTTGGCAGCGGGCACGGGGCCGGTGAGCATGATGGTGGGGTCGGCACCGCTCAGCGCCGTGGACACGATGCGCGCGCGCGGCGTGAGGCCGTGGGCCTTGGCGGCGGCCTCGTTGCCGATGAGCACGGCGGCTGCGCCATCGACGATGCCCGACGAATTGCCCGCATGGTGCACATGGTGGATGCGCTCCACCTGCGGGTAGCGCTGCAGCGCCACGGCGTCAAAGCCCATGCCGCCCAGTTGCTCGAACGAGGGCTTGAGCGCGCCCAGGCCTTCGAGGGTTGTCTTGGGCTTGATGAATTCGTCCTCGGCCAGGATGGTCTGGCCGATGAAATCGCGCACGGGCACGACGGAGTTCTTGAAGTAACCCGCCGCACGCGCAGCGGTGGCGCGGCGTTGCGATTCGAGTGCGAAGGCGTCCACATCGGCGCGGGTGTAGCCGTCCAGCGTCGCGATCAGGTCGGCGCCGATGCCTTGGGGCACGAACAGCGTGGCGGAGTTGGTGGCGGGGTCTTGCGCCCAGGCGCCGCCGTCGGAGCCAATGGGCACGCGGCTCATGCTCTCTACACCACCCGCCACCACCAGGTCTTCCCAGCCGCTGCGCACTTTCTGCGCGGCCATGTTGACGGCTTCGAGGCCGGATGCGCAGAAGCGGTTGACCTGCACACCCGCGCACCGAAAGTCCCACCCGGCCTTGAGCGCGGCCACCTTGGGCAACACCGAGCCCTGCTCGCCCACGGGCGAGACGATGCCCATGACCACGTCGTCCACTGCGGCGGTGTCAAAGCGGTGGCGGGCTTGCAGCTCGGTCAGCAGGCCCGCGAGCAGGTCGATGGGCTTGACCTCGTGCAGGGTGCCGTCCTTCTTGCCCTTGCCGCGCGGGGTGCGCAACGCGTCGAATACATAGGCTTCGGTCATGAATGGTCTCCGGTGGTTTCTCTAAACTTCAAGCAGATGGGGCGGTGAAGCCGCTGGGCTGGCTCACGCCACTACAAGGTGCTTTCTGACGCGGGTGCAGTGGTTTTTGCACTATCGTTCGGCGGTTGCTATCTACATTTCTGGCCATGGAACGAAATACATCTTCTGCATTGCAGCGCATGGCGCGCAGCGCTATCGAATACGACGACACGCGCGAAGGGTTTGCGCTGGAGCACCATGTCGTGCTGGCAGCATCCAGTGCGCTGGCGGTGGCGGCCTTCATGGCGCCCAGCCGCAGCGCGGCGGCCATCCGCGGCATTGGCGCAGGCTTGCTGCTGATGCGCGCGCTGAGCGGCAGCCAGGGTGTGCGCTCCTGGCTGAATGTCACCGACCGCCGCCCCGGTGCACCGCTGAGCCCCGAGGAAGCCCGCGCCGCCTGGTATCTGTGACGGCGTTTGGCGTCCATCGCGGCGCTAGCCGTGGCGCTGTTCATGGCACCATCCATCGCGTGGGGCATGGCACTGTGCATGGCACCTTTCATGGCGCTATTTGCCCAGGCCCATGGCGCGCGCAATCACTTCTTTCATGATCTCGTTGGTGCCGCCGTAAATGCGCTGCACGCGTGCATCGGCGTAGGCGCGGGTGATGGGGTATTCCCACATATAGCCGTAGCCGCCAAACAGCTGCACGCACTCGTCCATCACCTTGCACTGCAGGTCGGTCGTCCAGTACTTGGCCATGCTGGCGGTCTGGGTGTCGAGCTGGTCGCGCACGATCAGCTCGCAGCATTTGTCCACGAACACGCGGGCCACCTGCACCTGCGTTTGCAGCTCGGCCAGGGTGTGGCGGGTGTTCTGGAAGGCAGCCACGCTCTGGCCGAAGACCTTGCGCTGCTTGACGTAGTCCACCGTCCAGTCGATGGCGGCCTGGGCGGCGGCCACGGCGGTGATGGCGATCTGCAGGCGCTCCCAGGGCAGTTGTTCCATTAGGCAGATGAAGCCGCGTCCTTCCATTGCGGGGCCGCCCAGCAGGTTGGCGGCGGGTACTTTCACGTCAGTGAAGAACAGCTCGGAGGTGTCCTGCGCCTTCATGCCCATCTTTTTGAGGCGCTGGCCTTTTTCAAAGCCGGGCATGCCACGCTCCACCAGGAAGAGGCTGGTGCCCTTGGCGCCAGCAGCCGGGTCGGTCTTGGCGACCACGATCACCAGGTCGGCATGCCAGCCGTTGGTGATGAAGGTCTTGCTGCCGTTGAGCACGTAGTGCGAACCGTCCGCACTCTTGATGGCCGTGGTCTTGATGCCCTGCAAGTCGCTGCCCGCAGCGGGCTCGCTCATGGCGATGGCGCCCACTACTGAGCCGCTGGCCATCTGCGGCAGGTACTCTTGCTTTTGCTCTTCGGTGCCGTAGTGCAGGAT
It contains:
- a CDS encoding acetyl-CoA C-acetyltransferase, which produces MTEAYVFDALRTPRGKGKKDGTLHEVKPIDLLAGLLTELQARHRFDTAAVDDVVMGIVSPVGEQGSVLPKVAALKAGWDFRCAGVQVNRFCASGLEAVNMAAQKVRSGWEDLVVAGGVESMSRVPIGSDGGAWAQDPATNSATLFVPQGIGADLIATLDGYTRADVDAFALESQRRATAARAAGYFKNSVVPVRDFIGQTILAEDEFIKPKTTLEGLGALKPSFEQLGGMGFDAVALQRYPQVERIHHVHHAGNSSGIVDGAAAVLIGNEAAAKAHGLTPRARIVSTALSGADPTIMLTGPVPAAKKALARAGMTIDQIDLFEVNEAFAAVPMRFMRELGVPHDKVNVNGGAIAMGHPLGATGAMILGTLIDELHRRGQRYGLATLCVGGGMGIATIVERI
- a CDS encoding acyl-CoA dehydrogenase family protein, translating into MIERTLFQPDHQAFADSFRRFIEKEVTPHHAAWEDQGYVAREVWSQAGANGFLCMSLPEEYGGAGADKLYSVAQMEELARAGTTGIGFGLHSEIVAPYILHYGTEEQKQEYLPQMASGSVVGAIAMSEPAAGSDLQGIKTTAIKSADGSHYVLNGSKTFITNGWHADLVIVVAKTDPAAGAKGTSLFLVERGMPGFEKGQRLKKMGMKAQDTSELFFTDVKVPAANLLGGPAMEGRGFICLMEQLPWERLQIAITAVAAAQAAIDWTVDYVKQRKVFGQSVAAFQNTRHTLAELQTQVQVARVFVDKCCELIVRDQLDTQTASMAKYWTTDLQCKVMDECVQLFGGYGYMWEYPITRAYADARVQRIYGGTNEIMKEVIARAMGLGK